In the Chlorobium limicola DSM 245 genome, one interval contains:
- a CDS encoding LysE family translocator: MIRVFLHGFSTGLFLQLAVGPVFFLVLQITLQRTPLDGFCSVAAVTMVDYFYIFLAVAGAGKLIDKSGAVPVFRLIGVGVLLIFGIIMLVSAMSMTSESVFLQGAPDYRSSFLSAFFLTITSPLTIVFWSGLFAAKAVEQGYTKHMLAIFALSAGFATFFFLGGSVLIISILKVSMPFLVVKVLNVSVGVVVLLYGARKAMVVSGTWKPGRGE, encoded by the coding sequence ATGATACGCGTTTTCTTACACGGCTTTTCAACAGGATTGTTTCTGCAGCTCGCTGTAGGGCCGGTGTTTTTTCTTGTTCTGCAGATTACTCTGCAACGAACGCCGCTTGATGGATTCTGTTCGGTGGCTGCAGTGACGATGGTGGACTATTTTTATATTTTTCTTGCGGTTGCCGGTGCGGGAAAGCTGATCGACAAGAGCGGGGCAGTTCCTGTTTTCAGGTTGATCGGCGTTGGGGTTCTCTTGATTTTCGGGATTATCATGCTTGTATCGGCGATGAGCATGACTTCCGAATCGGTTTTTCTGCAGGGGGCCCCTGATTACCGGTCGAGTTTTTTGTCCGCTTTTTTTCTGACTATTACGAGTCCCTTGACCATTGTATTCTGGAGCGGCCTTTTTGCCGCAAAAGCCGTCGAGCAGGGTTATACGAAACACATGCTCGCGATTTTCGCTCTTTCCGCCGGTTTTGCGACCTTTTTTTTCCTTGGCGGGAGTGTCCTGATCATTTCGATTCTCAAGGTTTCGATGCCGTTTCTGGTCGTTAAAGTCCTGAATGTTTCTGTAGGAGTTGTCGTCTTGCTCTATGGCGCAAGGAAAGCGATGGTTGTTTCAGGCACCTGGAAACCGGGAAGAGGCGAGTGA
- a CDS encoding DinB family protein produces MNWKQLLEQQLEAAFKVAERLVRLVDGKDLAWKPSEGSNWMTTGQLLWHMGKSCGMPMKGFATGEWDMPAHSDMNEKKTEKKMPPPAEQLHAVASIDEALKLLSLDRTLALEALNHCSEEELETKPAPAPWDATPVNLGLRMLQMIDHLNQHKSQLFYYLKMQGKPVNTYHLYGK; encoded by the coding sequence ATGAACTGGAAACAGCTTCTTGAACAACAGCTCGAAGCAGCCTTCAAAGTAGCCGAACGGCTTGTCAGGCTTGTCGACGGAAAGGATCTTGCGTGGAAACCCTCAGAGGGCAGCAACTGGATGACAACGGGGCAGCTACTCTGGCATATGGGTAAATCGTGCGGCATGCCGATGAAAGGGTTCGCCACCGGAGAGTGGGATATGCCGGCCCACAGCGACATGAACGAAAAGAAAACGGAAAAAAAGATGCCGCCTCCGGCCGAACAGCTTCATGCGGTCGCCTCCATCGACGAAGCCCTGAAGCTTCTCTCTCTGGACAGAACGCTCGCCCTTGAGGCCTTGAACCATTGCAGTGAAGAAGAACTCGAAACAAAACCTGCACCGGCGCCCTGGGATGCCACACCCGTCAACCTCGGCCTGAGAATGCTGCAGATGATCGATCACCTGAACCAGCACAAATCCCAGCTCTTCTACTACCTCAAAATGCAGGGCAAACCAGTCAACACCTACCATCTCTACGGCAAGTAA
- a CDS encoding IS3 family transposase (programmed frameshift): MSEKQRKSFTAQFKAKVALEAIRGEKTLNEIGREFGIHPNLVGQWKREVQEHAAGLFEAKRGPKPVDPLADPEKLYAEIGRLKVELGWLKKKGRSVPMKARKNWISDKEQLSVSTQCELAGVTRSGYYGQSKSLMPNTEDLELMKLIDEEYTRHPFYGSRRMKQVLLTQGRKVNRKRVQRLMRNLGLAGMAPGPNTSKPHPQHKIYPYLLRGLSITRPNHVWSTDVTYCRLPGGFMYLTAVIDWYSRKVLAWRLSNSLDSSFCVDCLEEAIRKYGTPEIFNTDQGVQYTSDAFTSVLKSHEIRISMDGRGRALDNVFVERLWRNVKQEDLYLKGYETAVEMMRGFAEYFRFYNIERPHQSLGYKTPDEVYESAIGGGARIVDKFSQKSVSEGSSEATGPQQEAA, encoded by the exons ATGAGCGAAAAGCAACGCAAAAGTTTTACGGCACAATTCAAGGCCAAAGTGGCGCTTGAGGCAATCAGGGGCGAGAAAACCCTGAACGAGATCGGTCGGGAATTTGGTATCCACCCGAATCTGGTTGGGCAATGGAAGCGTGAGGTTCAAGAGCATGCGGCCGGTCTCTTTGAGGCCAAGCGCGGCCCGAAGCCGGTCGATCCACTTGCAGATCCGGAAAAGCTTTATGCTGAAATAGGTCGGCTCAAAGTTGAATTAGGGTGGCTCAAAAAAAAAG GTCGATCCGTACCTATGAAAGCGCGTAAAAACTGGATCAGCGACAAAGAACAGTTGTCGGTATCTACCCAATGTGAACTTGCCGGAGTAACCCGGTCAGGGTACTACGGGCAAAGTAAAAGCCTCATGCCAAATACTGAAGATCTGGAACTGATGAAGCTTATCGACGAGGAGTACACCCGACATCCGTTTTATGGAAGCCGACGGATGAAGCAGGTACTGCTCACCCAAGGGCGCAAGGTCAACCGGAAACGAGTACAGCGCCTGATGCGTAACCTGGGGCTTGCGGGTATGGCTCCAGGGCCCAATACCAGCAAACCGCATCCGCAGCACAAGATCTATCCATACCTGTTGCGAGGTCTTTCCATTACCAGACCGAACCATGTCTGGTCTACCGATGTGACCTATTGCCGGTTACCCGGCGGCTTCATGTATCTGACGGCCGTCATCGACTGGTATTCCCGCAAGGTGCTGGCATGGAGGCTTTCGAATTCCCTGGATAGCAGCTTCTGTGTTGATTGTCTGGAAGAAGCTATCCGCAAGTACGGAACGCCGGAAATCTTCAACACCGATCAGGGCGTTCAGTACACCAGTGATGCGTTCACCAGCGTGCTCAAGAGCCATGAGATCCGCATCAGCATGGATGGCCGTGGCCGGGCCCTGGACAATGTTTTCGTCGAGCGGTTATGGCGGAATGTCAAGCAGGAAGACCTGTACCTGAAAGGCTATGAAACAGCGGTAGAAATGATGCGGGGATTCGCCGAATATTTCCGTTTTTACAATATCGAGCGGCCTCATCAGTCGCTGGGGTACAAAACCCCGGACGAGGTGTATGAAAGCGCCATAGGAGGCGGAGCACGCATCGTCGACAAGTTCTCTCAAAAGAGTGTCTCCGAAGGGTCGTCGGAGGCTACAGGGCCGCAACAGGAAGCGGCATAA
- a CDS encoding nucleotidyl transferase AbiEii/AbiGii toxin family protein, with amino-acid sequence MAEFGIRCELVDKGNMDRAVRQALLKDDSFARQINLSFYGNQNPRKLKIKLEIDTKPPKGSAFEYRYLDFPLDFELCAQTLSGNFSLKIHALLCRPYIKGRDWFDFGWYVTQEVSPNLLLLENALQQYGPWAGQHQSVDKEWLNKALSDRIGSIDWAQAAGDVAPFLPPAFQQSLRLWSRQFFAEKLATLMKRLQE; translated from the coding sequence ATGGCTGAATTCGGTATCCGCTGCGAACTGGTCGATAAAGGCAATATGGATCGAGCGGTTCGTCAGGCTTTACTGAAAGACGATTCTTTTGCACGACAGATCAACCTTTCGTTTTACGGCAACCAGAACCCGCGGAAACTGAAGATCAAACTCGAAATCGACACGAAGCCACCGAAAGGCTCGGCATTCGAGTACCGTTATCTCGATTTTCCGCTCGACTTCGAACTCTGCGCCCAGACGCTGTCGGGCAATTTCTCGCTCAAGATTCATGCACTGCTCTGCCGCCCATATATCAAGGGTCGAGACTGGTTTGATTTCGGCTGGTATGTCACCCAGGAGGTCTCACCAAATCTGTTGCTTCTTGAAAACGCTCTCCAGCAATATGGTCCGTGGGCAGGACAGCACCAGAGCGTCGATAAGGAGTGGCTCAATAAAGCATTGAGCGACAGGATCGGCTCCATCGACTGGGCGCAAGCCGCCGGGGATGTCGCACCGTTCCTGCCGCCTGCATTCCAGCAAAGTCTCCGGCTTTGGAGCCGACAATTCTTCGCCGAAAAGCTCGCAACACTCATGAAGAGGCTTCAGGAATAG
- the purN gene encoding phosphoribosylglycinamide formyltransferase yields the protein MPNHKIRLAVFCSGTGSNFKYLHTAIAERPLDAKIVLCISNRSQCGAMEYARENGIAAVHISEKQFASYDEFVASMLDALHEHDIEAIMLAGYMRKVPDAVVAAYPDRMLNIHPALLPKFGGEGMYGIHVHTAVLAAGETESGATVHMVNEEYDKGRIVLQECVPVLSGDTPETLAERVLACEHRLYPAALEKLLDEMKTAEIR from the coding sequence ATGCCCAACCATAAAATCCGTCTTGCCGTGTTCTGCTCGGGAACCGGCAGCAACTTCAAATACCTGCATACGGCAATAGCCGAAAGACCGCTCGATGCGAAAATCGTGCTCTGCATCTCCAACCGCTCGCAGTGCGGCGCAATGGAATACGCTCGAGAGAACGGCATTGCAGCTGTGCACATCTCCGAAAAACAGTTCGCCTCGTATGACGAGTTCGTGGCCTCCATGCTCGACGCGCTGCATGAGCACGATATCGAGGCCATCATGCTGGCCGGTTACATGCGCAAGGTGCCTGATGCGGTCGTGGCGGCATATCCCGACCGGATGCTCAACATCCACCCGGCCCTGCTGCCAAAGTTCGGCGGCGAGGGCATGTACGGCATTCATGTGCATACCGCCGTGCTTGCCGCAGGAGAAACCGAAAGCGGCGCGACGGTGCACATGGTGAACGAAGAGTACGACAAGGGGCGCATCGTGCTGCAGGAATGTGTGCCGGTGCTTTCCGGCGACACACCCGAAACGCTTGCCGAACGTGTGCTTGCCTGCGAGCATCGCCTTTACCCAGCAGCGCTCGAAAAGCTGCTCGACGAAATGAAAACCGCAGAAATTCGATGA
- a CDS encoding glycosyltransferase family 2 protein has translation MTSLSFVIPFFNEKGSLPELIEQLYHAMRDPELHRLFDGSFSFEIILVDDGSTDGSSELARSMIADRPELRLISFQRNFGKTAALTAGFRAAQGSVVCTLDADLQDDPASIRPLVAKLFEGYDLVSGWKKERKDPPGKTVPSRLFNVVTRLFTGIPIHDFNCGLKVYRREVTDRIELHGEMHRYIPVLAGWNGFRITELPVNHRPRKFGSTKFGTGRFFAGLFDFLAVLFITRYFRRPMHFFGMAGLVSFLSGFTISLYVTLDKLLNHKPVSNRPILFLGILLIILGAQLFSTGLLGEMLSTSAPGANQFTIRETYNLSEKQADEVRRQ, from the coding sequence TTGACGTCGCTCTCGTTTGTCATACCGTTTTTCAACGAAAAGGGATCGCTGCCTGAGCTGATCGAGCAGCTTTACCACGCCATGCGCGACCCGGAGCTGCACAGGCTGTTCGACGGATCGTTCAGTTTCGAAATCATTCTTGTCGACGACGGCTCAACCGACGGCTCGTCGGAGCTGGCCCGCTCCATGATTGCCGACAGACCGGAACTCAGACTCATCTCCTTTCAGCGGAACTTCGGGAAGACCGCAGCGCTCACGGCAGGGTTCCGGGCAGCGCAAGGCAGTGTTGTCTGTACGCTCGACGCAGACCTGCAGGACGATCCTGCATCGATACGCCCTCTCGTTGCAAAGCTGTTCGAAGGGTACGATCTGGTAAGCGGATGGAAAAAAGAGCGGAAAGACCCGCCGGGAAAAACCGTCCCATCGAGGCTCTTCAACGTCGTTACCCGCCTCTTTACCGGCATTCCCATCCACGACTTCAACTGCGGCCTCAAAGTGTACCGGAGGGAGGTCACCGACCGTATCGAGCTGCACGGCGAAATGCACCGCTACATTCCCGTACTGGCCGGATGGAACGGATTCAGAATAACCGAACTGCCGGTGAACCACCGCCCAAGAAAATTCGGTTCGACGAAATTCGGTACGGGAAGGTTCTTTGCCGGCCTTTTCGATTTTCTTGCCGTTCTCTTCATTACCCGCTACTTCCGCCGTCCCATGCACTTCTTCGGCATGGCGGGTCTTGTGAGCTTTCTTTCCGGGTTCACCATCAGTCTCTACGTCACGCTCGACAAGCTGCTGAACCATAAGCCGGTCAGCAACCGCCCGATCCTCTTTCTCGGCATTCTGCTCATCATTCTTGGAGCACAGCTATTCTCGACCGGTCTGCTCGGCGAAATGCTCTCGACATCGGCACCGGGAGCAAATCAGTTCACCATCAGGGAAACATACAATCTATCGGAAAAGCAGGCGGATGAAGTCCGAAGGCAGTAG
- a CDS encoding PDZ domain-containing protein, protein MNSILRVVAYFIVIYFVITGCALSMPANTFRGKADVIIPNASKSEIADQITNAMLSSDFQLERRDQDDNMLLFLKYHGRKWLFRYTYNIVNHPPEGIRVIAYISRIMDPGRADQSLTDLSRGSKESESVYAFLTGLRDRFGLQNPTNHRVGIGMTLKDYTIMSVSQGGAAEKAGLQKGDIILKIDGEPTIGDELKDAMRLSGKSGKTVALLIKRNNQELLIHLVR, encoded by the coding sequence ATGAATTCAATTTTGCGTGTCGTTGCGTATTTCATTGTTATTTATTTCGTTATCACCGGTTGTGCTCTCTCAATGCCTGCAAACACATTTAGAGGAAAGGCTGACGTAATTATACCAAACGCATCTAAGTCTGAGATTGCTGATCAGATTACGAATGCCATGCTGTCTTCGGATTTTCAACTTGAGAGACGAGATCAGGATGACAACATGCTTTTGTTTCTGAAATATCATGGGCGCAAATGGCTGTTCCGGTATACTTACAATATCGTTAATCATCCGCCAGAAGGTATAAGGGTAATCGCATACATTAGCAGGATCATGGATCCTGGTAGAGCGGATCAAAGTCTAACTGACCTTAGCCGAGGCTCTAAAGAGTCTGAAAGTGTCTATGCATTTTTGACCGGACTTCGCGACCGCTTTGGTCTTCAGAACCCAACAAACCATCGTGTCGGGATAGGGATGACGTTGAAGGACTACACAATAATGTCAGTTTCACAAGGGGGGGCAGCTGAAAAAGCCGGATTGCAGAAGGGCGATATAATTTTGAAAATCGACGGCGAACCTACGATAGGCGATGAACTGAAAGATGCTATGCGCCTTTCTGGAAAATCAGGAAAAACAGTTGCTCTGTTAATAAAAAGAAACAACCAAGAGCTTCTAATACATTTGGTTAGGTGA
- a CDS encoding S1 family peptidase produces MLYFRGINNNTIPMWQVIFMLLVSLILSSCSNKPEDPQALYEKYRNSVVLIKNQYYYSLTFDNGMRLFFTLNEKGAAPEIYETEAEAVEHASIAFGTGFLVGRDGKIATNRHVVNPLNQGMDAAGYIAQKIAGFKQILDGKIEEKIAEQNKLRTYFDANYSSLDENSISELKQAYANLESQITGMKGLLNSINYNPDNTTIQVHVVDIGVAYDNTYVTSPQDFKSCVVVKQSGDEAVDLAIIQLKDKRTPEHITEFISLEGEEGKPETPPAINDDVFMIGYNYGLELAVTKEGIKSQFTAGKITQEPDDNRMLYSIPTLPGSSGSPIIDKWGRLVAVNFAKISDTQSFSFGIPKARLVSLMAGTTGDQPYLEAEKVASGSAPATVPAQPPAQTSPALQASRDEVYRNAIRGFVAAEDSRNFDRLYSFFSDNLMRYWDIPNPTYDDLLNRYQYVWGKTSQSRNIITDIRKITDRTFDLYTEYEYYDLRRERTISKSSRVRYHFDGSGKIDEVYGVE; encoded by the coding sequence ATGCTTTATTTTCGTGGTATCAACAACAACACAATACCCATGTGGCAGGTTATCTTCATGCTTCTGGTTTCACTGATACTTTCTTCGTGCAGCAATAAACCGGAGGATCCGCAGGCGCTCTACGAGAAATACCGCAACAGCGTGGTGCTCATCAAGAACCAGTACTACTACTCCCTCACCTTCGACAACGGTATGCGGCTTTTCTTCACGCTGAACGAAAAGGGAGCGGCGCCCGAGATTTACGAGACCGAGGCTGAAGCTGTCGAGCATGCGAGCATCGCGTTCGGTACCGGGTTCTTAGTGGGCCGGGACGGAAAGATTGCAACGAATCGCCATGTGGTGAACCCGCTGAACCAGGGGATGGACGCCGCCGGATACATAGCACAGAAAATCGCCGGGTTCAAACAGATTCTGGACGGTAAGATCGAGGAAAAGATCGCCGAACAGAACAAATTGCGAACTTACTTCGATGCCAACTACTCCAGTCTCGATGAGAACTCGATCAGCGAACTGAAGCAGGCCTATGCGAATCTTGAATCGCAGATCACCGGGATGAAAGGTTTGCTCAACAGCATCAACTACAACCCCGACAATACGACGATACAGGTGCATGTGGTGGATATCGGCGTCGCATACGACAACACCTACGTAACTTCCCCCCAGGATTTCAAAAGCTGCGTGGTGGTGAAGCAGTCCGGGGACGAGGCTGTTGATCTCGCCATCATTCAGCTCAAGGACAAGCGTACGCCAGAGCATATCACGGAATTCATTTCGCTGGAAGGGGAGGAGGGAAAACCGGAAACGCCGCCTGCAATCAACGACGATGTTTTCATGATCGGATACAATTACGGACTCGAGCTTGCGGTAACGAAGGAGGGCATCAAGTCTCAGTTCACGGCGGGCAAGATCACGCAGGAGCCCGACGACAACCGCATGCTTTACTCCATACCCACCCTGCCGGGTTCGAGCGGCAGCCCCATCATCGACAAGTGGGGGAGGCTCGTGGCGGTGAACTTCGCCAAGATTTCCGACACGCAGAGCTTCAGCTTCGGTATTCCGAAAGCCCGGCTCGTCAGCCTTATGGCGGGTACGACCGGGGATCAGCCGTACCTGGAAGCCGAAAAGGTCGCGAGCGGCAGCGCACCGGCAACCGTTCCGGCTCAACCCCCGGCACAGACATCACCGGCATTGCAGGCAAGCAGGGATGAGGTGTACCGGAACGCCATCCGCGGATTCGTGGCCGCCGAGGACAGCCGGAATTTCGACAGGCTCTACAGCTTCTTTTCGGATAATCTCATGCGCTACTGGGACATCCCGAATCCCACCTACGACGATCTTCTGAACCGTTACCAGTATGTGTGGGGCAAGACAAGTCAGTCGCGCAATATCATCACGGATATCCGCAAAATCACCGACCGCACCTTCGACCTCTATACCGAATATGAATATTATGACCTGCGCAGGGAGAGGACCATATCGAAAAGCAGCCGGGTCCGCTACCATTTCGACGGGTCGGGGAAGATCGATGAGGTGTATGGGGTTGAGTGA
- a CDS encoding 7-carboxy-7-deazaguanine synthase QueE, whose protein sequence is MTISISEIFHSIQGESSFAGWPCAFVRLAGCGHGCRYCDTTYAEKPGTEMETDEIFEKIDEIGAQLVEITGGEPLLQKEVYPLMERLCDRKEKVLLETGGFLSVAKVDQRVHKIIDLKAPSSGVCNKNNPQNIELAMRSGKAEISSFEFKIVVADREDYLWARTMLTDTGLAEACTVMLGVVFGKLEPERLAQWILEDRIRVRMQLQLHKYIWPPEMRGV, encoded by the coding sequence ATGACGATCTCCATCTCTGAAATCTTCCACTCCATCCAGGGAGAGTCGTCATTCGCCGGATGGCCCTGCGCCTTCGTCCGGCTTGCCGGATGCGGCCACGGCTGCCGGTATTGCGACACAACCTATGCTGAAAAACCCGGCACAGAGATGGAGACCGACGAAATCTTCGAAAAAATCGACGAAATCGGAGCGCAGCTGGTGGAAATAACCGGAGGAGAACCGCTGCTGCAGAAAGAGGTCTATCCGCTCATGGAAAGACTCTGCGACCGGAAAGAAAAAGTGCTGCTCGAAACCGGAGGATTCCTTTCCGTAGCAAAGGTGGATCAGCGCGTGCACAAAATTATCGACCTGAAAGCGCCATCTTCCGGCGTGTGCAACAAGAACAATCCGCAAAACATCGAGCTGGCCATGCGAAGCGGAAAGGCAGAAATCAGCTCGTTCGAATTCAAAATTGTGGTCGCCGATCGCGAGGACTACCTCTGGGCAAGAACGATGCTTACAGATACCGGTCTTGCCGAAGCCTGCACGGTCATGTTGGGGGTGGTGTTCGGTAAACTGGAACCCGAACGCCTGGCGCAGTGGATTCTCGAAGACCGGATCAGGGTTCGCATGCAGCTCCAGTTGCATAAGTATATTTGGCCACCGGAAATGAGAGGGGTATAA
- a CDS encoding IS3 family transposase yields MFAYIEIFYNRKRYHLALSYLSPAEFLKLHYQSKV; encoded by the coding sequence CTGTTTGCGTACATCGAGATTTTTTACAACAGGAAAAGATATCACTTGGCATTAAGCTATCTGTCGCCGGCTGAGTTTTTGAAGCTTCATTATCAATCGAAGGTATAG
- a CDS encoding ATP-binding protein, which yields MIPRNLASALKSRAARYPVVTVTGPRQSGKTTLCRESFPEKPYSNLERPDTREFALSDPAGYLSQFPEGAVLDEIQRVPELLSWIQVRVDEHNMAGEFILTGSHQFELNRRISQSLAGRTALLNLLPLSIAELHAYGAPSGINRLLHAGGYPRIHADHLDPAVALGDYFATYVERDLQELIHLRHIREFELFVRLAAGRTGQLLNLHSLAGDAGVSSQTARTWISLLEASFIVFLLPPWFANIGKRLTRSPKLYFCDVGLASWLLGIREESHLDVHPLKGQLFENLVVLEIMKQYLNQGKHPQLHFYRDSSGLETDLLFEEQDGIVLTEIKSGRTVSGEAFSLLHKTREILGERVKKMNLVYGGTEHQHRSDIEVRGYLEASGIVK from the coding sequence GTGATTCCACGAAATCTTGCATCTGCCCTGAAGTCACGCGCTGCCCGGTATCCTGTCGTTACCGTAACCGGTCCGAGACAGTCGGGCAAGACAACCCTGTGCAGAGAGAGTTTTCCTGAAAAACCGTACAGTAACCTGGAACGCCCCGACACACGAGAGTTCGCCCTGTCCGATCCTGCCGGGTATCTGTCGCAGTTTCCAGAGGGAGCGGTGCTCGATGAAATCCAGAGGGTTCCGGAGCTGCTTTCGTGGATTCAGGTGCGTGTCGATGAACACAACATGGCAGGTGAATTCATACTTACCGGCAGCCATCAGTTCGAACTGAACCGTCGTATCAGCCAGTCGCTTGCCGGAAGGACGGCCCTTCTCAATCTCCTCCCGCTTTCGATTGCCGAGCTGCATGCATACGGAGCGCCTTCCGGCATCAACCGCCTGCTCCATGCCGGAGGCTATCCCCGTATTCATGCCGATCATCTCGATCCGGCAGTGGCTCTCGGCGACTATTTTGCAACCTACGTCGAGCGGGACCTGCAGGAACTCATTCACCTCCGGCACATCCGGGAATTCGAACTGTTCGTTCGTCTGGCAGCAGGCAGAACCGGTCAACTGCTCAACCTGCACAGCCTTGCCGGAGACGCAGGTGTTTCAAGCCAGACTGCAAGAACGTGGATCTCTTTGCTGGAAGCCTCGTTCATTGTTTTCCTGCTCCCCCCATGGTTCGCCAATATCGGCAAACGGTTAACCAGGTCGCCGAAACTCTATTTCTGCGACGTCGGACTTGCCTCATGGCTGCTGGGAATCCGCGAAGAGTCGCATCTCGATGTTCACCCGCTGAAAGGACAGCTCTTCGAAAACCTCGTGGTGCTTGAAATCATGAAGCAGTACCTCAATCAGGGAAAGCATCCGCAACTCCATTTTTATCGCGACAGCAGCGGTCTGGAAACCGATCTGCTGTTCGAGGAACAGGACGGCATTGTCCTCACGGAAATCAAATCCGGTCGGACTGTTTCCGGAGAGGCATTCTCATTGCTGCATAAAACCCGTGAAATCCTCGGAGAACGGGTAAAAAAGATGAACCTTGTCTACGGCGGCACGGAACACCAGCACCGCAGCGACATAGAGGTGCGGGGATACCTCGAAGCGTCCGGGATTGTTAAGTAG
- the nfo gene encoding deoxyribonuclease IV, giving the protein MKRVGAHVSIAGGVENAPLQASKIGAKAFALFTKNQRQWKSPELAALSIETFRRNCCDGGFRPEHILPHDSYLINLGSPEPDKLDRSRNAFFDEMQRVERLGLKMLNFHPGSHLNQIEPDACLQLIAESVNMALDRSCCVTAVIENTAGQGTNLGRSFDDLACIIDHVEDKSRVGVCLDTCHLFAGGYDIRTKEALDRTLDEFDRIVGIRYLKAMHLNDAKQPLGSRLDRHECIGKGAIGIEAFTAIMQHPLLDELPLILETPDSDGWQEEIGLLYRLAEEQVKDVSTPP; this is encoded by the coding sequence ATGAAACGAGTCGGAGCACATGTCAGTATTGCGGGTGGCGTTGAAAATGCTCCTTTGCAGGCATCGAAAATAGGAGCAAAGGCATTCGCACTCTTTACGAAAAACCAGCGGCAATGGAAATCACCTGAACTCGCCGCCCTTTCCATCGAGACGTTCCGGAGGAACTGCTGTGACGGCGGGTTCAGACCGGAACATATTCTGCCGCACGACAGCTACCTCATCAACCTCGGAAGTCCCGAACCGGACAAGCTCGACCGTTCCCGTAACGCCTTTTTCGACGAAATGCAGCGGGTCGAAAGACTGGGCCTCAAGATGCTGAACTTCCACCCCGGAAGCCATCTCAACCAGATAGAGCCGGATGCGTGTCTGCAGCTTATCGCCGAATCCGTGAATATGGCCCTTGACCGGAGCTGCTGCGTGACCGCAGTGATTGAAAACACCGCCGGTCAGGGAACGAATCTCGGAAGAAGCTTTGATGATCTCGCTTGTATAATCGATCACGTAGAAGATAAATCACGCGTAGGGGTCTGCCTCGACACCTGCCATCTTTTTGCAGGAGGCTACGACATCAGAACAAAGGAGGCGCTTGATCGCACGTTGGACGAGTTCGACCGTATCGTGGGTATCCGTTACCTGAAGGCCATGCATCTGAACGATGCCAAACAGCCTCTGGGAAGTCGTCTTGACCGGCACGAATGCATAGGCAAAGGCGCCATCGGCATCGAAGCATTCACCGCAATCATGCAGCACCCTCTTCTCGACGAGCTGCCGCTCATTCTTGAAACTCCCGATTCCGATGGCTGGCAGGAAGAGATCGGCCTGCTCTACAGGCTTGCAGAAGAGCAGGTCAAAGACGTTTCGACACCACCCTGA